Proteins from a single region of Crassaminicella profunda:
- the panB gene encoding 3-methyl-2-oxobutanoate hydroxymethyltransferase, translating to MAKKFTVSSFQKAKKDGEKISMLTAYDYSTAKLLDEAGVDSLLVGDSLGMVMLGYENTLQVTVDDMIHHIKAVSRGVKRAMVVGDMPFLSYHVSVEESVRNAGRLIQEGGAHVVKLEGGRDVIDQVKGIVKAQIPVIGHLGLTPQSINMFGGFKVQGKSEEAAKKILEDALLLQEAGVFSIVLECVPEKLAKLISEKLEIPTIGIGAGKYCDGQVLVTQDLLGMYTDFTPKFVKKYANLNESIVEATKSYIEEINTGAFPREEHTFKIDDEVIKKLY from the coding sequence ATGGCAAAAAAATTTACAGTAAGTTCATTTCAAAAGGCAAAAAAAGATGGAGAAAAAATATCTATGCTTACGGCATATGATTATTCTACAGCAAAGCTTTTAGATGAAGCAGGAGTAGATAGTTTATTAGTTGGGGATTCTTTGGGAATGGTTATGCTTGGATATGAAAATACTTTACAGGTAACAGTGGATGATATGATTCATCATATCAAGGCTGTTTCAAGAGGGGTAAAACGTGCCATGGTCGTAGGGGATATGCCATTTTTATCTTATCATGTTAGTGTAGAGGAAAGTGTAAGAAACGCAGGCAGATTGATACAAGAAGGTGGAGCTCATGTAGTAAAGCTTGAAGGTGGAAGGGATGTAATTGATCAAGTAAAAGGAATTGTAAAAGCACAGATTCCTGTTATTGGGCATTTGGGACTTACACCACAATCTATCAATATGTTTGGAGGATTTAAGGTTCAAGGAAAGAGTGAAGAGGCAGCAAAAAAAATCCTTGAAGATGCATTGTTGTTACAAGAAGCAGGTGTGTTTTCCATTGTGTTAGAATGCGTTCCAGAAAAATTAGCCAAGCTTATCTCTGAAAAACTAGAAATTCCTACCATTGGTATTGGAGCAGGCAAATATTGTGACGGACAAGTTTTAGTAACACAGGATCTATTAGGAATGTATACGGATTTTACACCGAAGTTTGTGAAAAAGTATGCTAATTTAAATGAGTCTATTGTAGAGGCTACGAAAAGTTATATAGAAGAAATCAATACGGGTGCATTTCCAAGAGAAGAACATACCTTTAAGATTGATGATGAAGTGATTAAGAAGTTATATTAG
- a CDS encoding Rossmann-like and DUF2520 domain-containing protein — MKIGFIGAGKVGTSFGIYLKNQGFEIYGYFSKTFSSAEKSAKLTGSKAVLDETDLVKSTDILFITTSDDAITKVCDDLVERNVLSEGKILVHMSGASSSNILKRAKKSGCFIYSMHPLQAFADIEKAVDDLKGTYFSIEGDKEKLHVLEDMLKKLGNPYFKLTAEQKSIYHVTACVVSNYLVTLMDYGLYLFDTIGIDKREGYKALLPLIEGTIKNINGLGTKDALTGPIVRGDVGTVKKHIEELKNLEHLGTVKQNIGVLDFYKIMGVKTLELAKKKDENKDFEELKNILKEVE, encoded by the coding sequence TTGAAGATAGGATTTATTGGAGCAGGTAAGGTAGGAACATCATTTGGAATATATTTAAAAAATCAGGGTTTTGAAATTTATGGATATTTTAGTAAAACCTTTTCATCAGCTGAAAAATCTGCAAAGCTTACAGGAAGCAAAGCGGTTTTAGATGAGACTGACCTTGTAAAGAGTACAGATATTTTATTTATTACTACAAGTGACGATGCTATTACTAAAGTTTGTGATGATTTAGTAGAAAGAAATGTATTATCTGAAGGAAAAATTCTTGTCCATATGAGTGGAGCATCTTCTTCAAATATTTTAAAAAGGGCAAAGAAGTCTGGGTGTTTTATTTATTCAATGCATCCCTTGCAAGCATTTGCAGATATAGAAAAGGCTGTAGATGATTTAAAAGGTACTTATTTTAGTATTGAAGGGGATAAAGAAAAGCTTCATGTATTAGAGGATATGCTAAAAAAACTTGGGAATCCTTATTTTAAGCTAACGGCGGAGCAAAAGAGCATTTATCACGTGACAGCTTGTGTTGTATCAAACTATCTAGTAACCTTAATGGATTATGGATTGTATTTATTTGATACGATTGGGATTGATAAAAGAGAAGGTTATAAGGCATTATTGCCTCTGATTGAGGGAACAATCAAAAATATTAATGGTTTAGGAACGAAAGATGCTTTGACAGGACCTATTGTACGGGGAGATGTAGGAACGGTTAAAAAACACATAGAAGAATTGAAAAATTTAGAGCATTTAGGGACCGTTAAGCAAAATATAGGAGTTTTAGATTTTTATAAAATAATGGGAGTAAAAACTTTAGAACTAGCAAAGAAGAAAGATGAAAATAAAGACTTTGAAGAGCTAAAAAATATTTTAAAAGAGGTGGAATAA
- a CDS encoding pyridoxamine kinase has translation MQKPVKRVAAIHDLSGFGRASLTMIIPILSTMKVQVCPMPTAVLSTHTGGFEDFSFVDLTDTMESYLHHWEKIGIDFDCIYSGFLGSTKQIDIVSKFIDVFGNDDNLKVVDPVMGDNGKMYATMDQEMVEHMKRLIGKADIITPNFTEAAYLLGESYEEGISEEKMKEWLVRLSDMGPKTVIITSVPDGKESKNTSVIAYDKKVNRFWKVSCLYIPAHFPGTGDGFTSVLVGSLLQGDSLPVALDRSVQFITSAIRASYGFDYPQREGVLLERVLENLNMPVLMSSYELLK, from the coding sequence ATGCAAAAACCTGTAAAAAGAGTTGCTGCAATTCATGATTTATCTGGTTTTGGAAGAGCGTCTTTGACAATGATTATACCTATTTTATCTACTATGAAGGTTCAAGTCTGTCCTATGCCTACAGCAGTTTTATCTACCCATACTGGAGGATTTGAGGATTTTAGTTTTGTAGATTTGACGGATACCATGGAAAGCTATCTTCATCATTGGGAAAAAATTGGGATAGATTTTGATTGTATTTATAGTGGCTTTTTAGGATCAACGAAGCAGATTGATATTGTCTCCAAGTTTATCGACGTATTTGGAAATGATGATAATTTAAAAGTGGTTGATCCAGTGATGGGGGACAATGGCAAAATGTATGCTACTATGGATCAAGAAATGGTTGAACATATGAAAAGGCTTATTGGAAAGGCAGATATTATTACCCCTAACTTTACAGAAGCTGCGTATCTACTTGGAGAATCCTATGAAGAAGGTATTTCAGAGGAAAAAATGAAGGAATGGCTTGTGAGATTGTCAGATATGGGGCCTAAAACTGTGATTATTACTAGTGTTCCAGATGGTAAGGAAAGCAAAAATACAAGTGTTATTGCTTATGATAAAAAGGTAAATCGATTCTGGAAAGTAAGCTGTTTATATATTCCAGCCCATTTTCCAGGAACAGGAGATGGGTTTACGAGTGTATTAGTTGGAAGCTTGCTTCAGGGAGATAGTCTACCTGTGGCGTTAGATCGTAGTGTGCAATTTATTACATCAGCTATTCGAGCAAGCTATGGTTTTGATTATCCACAAAGAGAAGGGGTACTTTTAGAAAGAGTTCTTGAAAATTTAAATATGCCTGTACTCATGAGTAGCTATGAATTGTTAAAATAA
- a CDS encoding radical SAM protein: protein MKTYQYLFGPVPSRRMGLSIGVSPIPRKCCNYSCIYCQLGRTNKLTNTRQSFFKTEEILKEFEDYLKEEIKFDVVTIVGEGEPTLYKDLKELILGLKKLTKKPVAVITNGSLLYEKDVREALYEADIVLPSFDGYDEESFKKIDRPFGRIKYRHVYEGLITFSKEYKGQLWIETMIMKEINDHEEALLKIKDLLKNINYNRLYINTPVRPPAEKWVEAASKESIELAVNLLGGISIDMLDSEGFYSEEKDDYKAILSIIKRHPMNQYEIESFLKSRKCEKIEEIFEKLKNDENVEVVDYKGYTTYRYVS from the coding sequence ATGAAAACCTATCAATATTTATTTGGACCAGTACCATCAAGGAGAATGGGTTTGTCTATAGGCGTTAGTCCTATTCCTAGAAAATGCTGCAATTATTCATGTATATATTGTCAGCTTGGAAGAACAAATAAGCTGACCAATACACGTCAAAGCTTTTTTAAGACAGAAGAAATTTTGAAGGAATTTGAAGATTATTTAAAGGAAGAAATAAAATTTGATGTAGTAACAATTGTAGGAGAAGGAGAACCTACGTTGTATAAAGATCTAAAAGAACTTATATTGGGTCTTAAAAAATTGACAAAAAAGCCTGTTGCTGTTATTACGAATGGTTCTCTTTTATATGAAAAAGATGTACGAGAAGCCTTGTATGAAGCAGATATTGTACTTCCTTCTTTTGATGGCTACGATGAAGAAAGTTTTAAAAAGATTGATAGACCTTTTGGAAGGATAAAATATAGGCATGTATATGAAGGATTAATTACTTTTTCAAAGGAATATAAGGGACAATTGTGGATAGAAACTATGATTATGAAAGAGATTAACGATCATGAAGAAGCTTTATTGAAAATAAAAGATTTGTTAAAAAACATAAATTATAATAGATTATATATTAATACCCCTGTAAGACCACCAGCGGAAAAGTGGGTAGAAGCTGCATCAAAAGAATCAATAGAGTTAGCAGTGAATTTGTTAGGAGGTATATCCATAGATATGCTTGATTCAGAAGGGTTTTATAGTGAAGAAAAAGATGACTATAAAGCGATTCTTAGTATTATTAAAAGACATCCTATGAATCAATATGAAATTGAAAGCTTCTTAAAATCTAGAAAATGTGAGAAAATAGAAGAGATATTTGAAAAACTAAAAAATGATGAAAATGTTGAAGTGGTAGACTACAAAGGATATACTACCTATCGATATGTATCGTAA
- a CDS encoding ECF transporter S component, protein MNHCSKSVQGNSKTKEIVLSGLFIGMVFIATMFINIRLPIAINGGLIHLGSAMVVIITLLFGRKYGTIAASFGMCFFDLLGGWVQWAPFTFLIKGSMAYLMGTIAYACGREGNDVLWNILGIVVGGIWMIVGYYVAEVILFGNWVAPITSIPGMAIQIFAAMLFGLPIATALKKTKIHI, encoded by the coding sequence ATGAATCATTGTTCAAAGAGTGTGCAAGGGAATAGTAAAACTAAAGAAATCGTTTTATCAGGATTGTTTATCGGGATGGTTTTTATTGCTACTATGTTTATTAATATCCGATTACCTATTGCTATTAATGGTGGATTGATTCATTTAGGAAGTGCTATGGTAGTGATCATTACTCTTTTGTTTGGAAGAAAATATGGGACTATTGCGGCGAGTTTTGGTATGTGCTTTTTTGATTTACTTGGGGGATGGGTGCAATGGGCACCATTTACTTTTCTAATAAAAGGATCTATGGCATACCTTATGGGAACTATTGCATATGCTTGTGGAAGAGAAGGAAATGATGTATTATGGAATATATTGGGGATTGTAGTCGGAGGTATATGGATGATTGTAGGTTATTATGTAGCAGAAGTTATTTTATTTGGGAATTGGGTTGCGCCGATTACGTCTATACCTGGTATGGCAATACAAATCTTTGCAGCTATGCTTTTTGGATTACCTATTGCTACTGCATTGAAAAAAACCAAAATACATATATAA
- a CDS encoding sodium-dependent transporter produces MKRDSFGSRLGILAAAAGSAIGLGNIWKFPFITGQNGGAAFILVYLFCIALIGLPVMVSEFVLGRKTQSNAAGAFKAIEPEKPWYLSGYIAIGTAFIILSYYAMIAGWIFSYLGRSITGELITIAPEQLGDYFGGVIGSNIEPMFCTFLVIAFTAFMVLSGVKDGIEKYSKILMPVLLVILVGLMIRSVTLDGASKGLEFLFKPDFSKLTTKGVLEALGHAFYSLSLGMGIILTYGSYINKKENILKLAFQVTIADTCIALMAGTVIFPAVFAYGLEPNAGPGLIFITLPAVFREMPFGAVFETLFFLLVGIAALTSTISLLEVVVAFVTEQFNLTRKKATLLLAVVIYLVSIPSVLSFGAWSGITMFGGKTFFDVFDYTASNILLPLGGLFVCIFVGWVWGTENAVKEITSNGLFAFKYKGLYDLIIKIVAPAAITVIFLNANGWLSKLVPEGQMGTVMFTGFGAIVFIGMIVLNRRNRMKKADF; encoded by the coding sequence ATGAAAAGAGATAGTTTTGGGTCAAGGTTAGGAATCTTGGCAGCAGCAGCAGGGTCTGCTATAGGATTAGGTAATATATGGAAATTTCCTTTTATTACAGGACAAAATGGAGGAGCAGCATTTATATTAGTTTATTTATTTTGTATTGCATTAATAGGATTACCTGTTATGGTATCAGAATTTGTATTAGGTAGAAAAACACAATCAAATGCAGCAGGTGCTTTTAAAGCAATCGAACCAGAAAAACCTTGGTATTTATCAGGATATATAGCTATTGGGACAGCATTTATCATTTTATCTTATTATGCTATGATTGCAGGTTGGATTTTTTCATACTTAGGTAGGTCTATTACAGGAGAATTAATCACTATAGCGCCAGAACAATTGGGAGATTATTTTGGTGGAGTGATTGGAAGCAATATTGAACCTATGTTTTGTACTTTCTTAGTAATTGCATTTACAGCTTTCATGGTTTTATCAGGAGTTAAAGATGGTATTGAGAAGTATAGTAAAATATTGATGCCTGTATTATTAGTTATATTAGTAGGACTTATGATTCGTTCGGTAACTTTAGATGGAGCTTCAAAAGGATTAGAATTTTTATTTAAACCTGATTTTTCAAAGCTTACAACAAAAGGTGTACTTGAAGCTTTAGGACATGCATTTTATTCTTTAAGTTTAGGAATGGGAATTATATTAACTTATGGTAGTTATATTAATAAAAAGGAAAATATATTAAAATTAGCATTTCAAGTAACGATTGCAGATACTTGTATTGCATTGATGGCAGGTACAGTAATTTTTCCAGCAGTATTTGCATATGGATTAGAACCAAATGCAGGACCAGGACTAATATTTATCACATTACCAGCAGTATTTAGAGAAATGCCATTTGGTGCGGTATTTGAAACATTATTCTTCTTACTTGTAGGAATTGCAGCTCTTACATCTACTATTTCATTATTAGAAGTAGTTGTGGCATTTGTTACAGAGCAGTTTAATCTAACAAGAAAGAAAGCAACTCTTTTATTAGCTGTAGTAATTTACTTAGTATCTATTCCAAGTGTATTATCTTTTGGAGCATGGAGTGGAATCACTATGTTTGGTGGAAAAACATTCTTTGATGTATTTGACTATACAGCATCAAATATACTTTTACCATTAGGTGGCTTATTCGTATGCATCTTTGTTGGATGGGTATGGGGTACTGAAAATGCAGTAAAAGAGATTACGAGCAATGGATTATTTGCATTTAAATATAAAGGGTTATATGATTTAATCATTAAAATAGTAGCACCAGCAGCTATTACTGTAATCTTCTTAAATGCGAATGGATGGTTAAGTAAACTTGTACCAGAAGGACAAATGGGTACAGTCATGTTTACAGGATTTGGAGCAATTGTGTTTATTGGAATGATTGTATTAAATAGAAGAAATAGAATGAAAAAAGCTGATTTTTAA
- the uvsE gene encoding UV DNA damage repair endonuclease UvsE, translating to MRIRLGYVAIALKLPKVTASSQLTYSRYKKLIEEERINELKRVTRSNMEDLVKILSYNAENNIHFYRITSKLIPLATHPDVIKWEYEKYFKIDLKRIGELIKKHHMRVDTHPDHFNVLNSTREEVVAKTIKEFLLHDYWFEAMNYKEGKMVIHIGSGQGGKDKAIERFVKNFHKLPLSIKNRLIIENDDKLFTAEETLSLCKEIGVPMVLDIHHHVCNSGNHPIEDFLDRIFYTWEGEYFPPKVHISSPKEGRLDKRHADYINPRDFIIFIEKCVPHHQDIDVMIEAKQKDLALYKLVEDVKKLKPDWKWIDSTTIEI from the coding sequence ATGCGTATTCGATTAGGTTATGTAGCTATTGCATTGAAGCTTCCTAAAGTAACGGCTTCTAGTCAATTGACCTACAGCAGATATAAAAAGCTTATAGAAGAAGAGCGAATAAACGAATTGAAAAGAGTTACTCGGTCTAATATGGAGGATTTAGTGAAAATTCTTTCATATAATGCAGAAAATAATATTCATTTTTATAGAATTACGTCAAAGCTTATTCCCCTTGCCACTCATCCTGATGTAATCAAGTGGGAATATGAAAAATATTTTAAAATAGATTTAAAAAGAATTGGAGAGTTAATAAAAAAACATCATATGCGTGTAGATACCCATCCAGACCATTTTAATGTATTAAATAGCACTAGGGAGGAAGTGGTTGCGAAGACCATAAAAGAATTTCTTTTGCATGATTATTGGTTTGAAGCCATGAATTACAAAGAAGGAAAAATGGTGATTCACATTGGGAGTGGCCAGGGAGGAAAAGACAAGGCAATAGAACGTTTTGTAAAAAATTTTCATAAATTACCTCTATCCATTAAAAATCGGTTAATCATTGAAAATGATGATAAATTATTTACAGCAGAAGAAACTTTGTCACTCTGTAAAGAAATTGGTGTTCCTATGGTATTAGATATTCATCATCATGTATGTAATAGTGGTAATCACCCAATAGAAGATTTTTTAGATAGAATTTTTTATACATGGGAAGGAGAATATTTTCCTCCTAAAGTTCATATTTCAAGTCCTAAAGAAGGAAGATTAGATAAAAGACATGCTGATTATATAAATCCTCGTGATTTTATAATATTTATAGAAAAATGTGTTCCACATCATCAAGACATAGATGTGATGATTGAAGCAAAACAAAAGGATTTAGCCCTTTATAAATTGGTGGAAGATGTGAAAAAACTAAAGCCTGATTGGAAATGGATTGATTCTACTACTATAGAAATATAA
- a CDS encoding ketoacyl-ACP synthase III, whose protein sequence is MITNVAIKEVDYYHPKNVITNEFFINHFEKQGKNIRPLLEFTGRSKRYISNNKKENMLTMGIEAAKRALKKANLTAKDLDLIVFSSGTPEFVQPTNALKLHHALGGKEKTIVYDMNSNCVGMVVALEQISRYMKNNPKIKYGMIVGAEQMNRYARYSEEIPYANFGDSGCAVILENTANSDRGFIDSDWYTDSSMHEFITLPAKGFSNIYNNHLPVEDKLIQWVPFNTDNAFISAKNSIENLLVQNDLTKKDVKKYFLSQFAKKNIDFIKDELKEEVDKFPFVGDDFGYTGTTSPFIALAKTLDNGELERGDVIIFWSVGSGITASCVLYRY, encoded by the coding sequence ATGATCACAAATGTCGCTATCAAGGAAGTTGATTACTATCATCCTAAAAATGTTATAACCAATGAATTTTTTATTAATCATTTTGAAAAACAAGGAAAAAATATCCGTCCATTATTAGAATTTACAGGAAGAAGCAAAAGATATATTTCTAATAATAAAAAAGAAAATATGCTAACAATGGGTATTGAAGCTGCTAAAAGAGCCCTAAAGAAAGCAAATTTAACTGCTAAGGATCTAGATTTAATTGTATTCTCTTCAGGGACTCCTGAATTTGTTCAACCTACTAATGCCCTTAAACTTCATCATGCTTTAGGTGGAAAAGAAAAAACCATCGTCTATGATATGAATTCTAATTGTGTTGGCATGGTAGTTGCTCTTGAACAAATTAGTCGATATATGAAAAATAATCCTAAAATAAAATATGGAATGATTGTTGGTGCAGAACAAATGAATAGATATGCACGATATTCTGAAGAAATTCCCTATGCAAACTTTGGAGATTCAGGCTGCGCTGTAATACTCGAAAATACAGCAAATTCAGATAGAGGGTTTATTGATTCTGATTGGTATACAGATTCTTCCATGCATGAATTTATCACCCTTCCAGCTAAGGGTTTTTCAAATATATATAATAATCATTTACCCGTTGAAGATAAATTAATACAATGGGTTCCTTTTAATACAGACAATGCATTTATTAGTGCGAAAAATTCCATAGAAAATCTTTTGGTTCAAAATGATTTAACAAAAAAAGACGTAAAAAAATACTTTCTATCTCAATTTGCAAAAAAGAATATAGATTTCATCAAAGATGAACTCAAAGAAGAAGTTGATAAATTTCCATTTGTTGGTGATGATTTTGGATATACGGGAACCACTAGTCCATTTATAGCATTAGCAAAAACTTTAGATAATGGTGAATTAGAAAGAGGAGATGTGATTATTTTTTGGTCAGTAGGTTCAGGAATTACTGCCTCTTGTGTATTATACAGATATTAA
- a CDS encoding methyl-accepting chemotaxis protein, with product MNAKKLFWRMTLGIEAITYLVVIPVSIYVIYVLGGFIDEGLLYTVISAALAIGLNIAVGVYIRRKIIYEDLELLYGSQILEEKELVNIKKRLLVFPFKEGMVMFFRWLLGVSSALLIINIFVPVTKEHCIAMSIFAIILGAVGFMTNYLTAEKYIIDIFIDKKLGHIQVEHHHFMEFGLSKKIFVGFLSIVIMGAFTYSYLVYDIYCGVIIPDQFILHSIIAVFCIVYVTFTFSYIFVNNVRKTIGQIEGAIKSIAQNDLNIDFASVTSDEIGSMGRNLHIMKENLRQLIQHISSTANNLSASSQQMAASSEESNSMAEQVTQIMEKLSKGAENEVVFVEQTTQTINDMAMHIEKVAKSAQTTNEVGKNAEKAVENGKNSVEKAIQKMSHVQAVMKESVQATEVLRNNSKEIGNIVQVITGIAEQTNLLALNAAIEAARAGELGKGFAVVAEEVRKLAEQSSHAAGQITQLIDEVQKGTIVAVDLMQKGAQAVEEGSTTVVDTGSVFDEIHEAINGIATDIEEVSAMSQQMAVGSEQIVGTMNNVSRLTEESAADTQQVFSATEEQMAAIEEIASNAQNLAQIAQALQQQIGQFNI from the coding sequence TTGAATGCAAAAAAATTATTTTGGAGAATGACATTAGGAATAGAAGCAATAACTTATTTAGTGGTAATCCCTGTGTCAATATATGTGATTTATGTTTTAGGTGGATTTATTGATGAAGGATTATTATATACAGTTATTTCAGCAGCTCTTGCTATTGGCTTAAACATAGCGGTAGGAGTCTATATAAGAAGAAAAATAATCTATGAAGACTTAGAATTATTATATGGATCACAGATATTAGAAGAAAAAGAATTGGTAAATATAAAAAAGAGATTGTTGGTTTTTCCTTTTAAAGAAGGAATGGTTATGTTTTTTAGGTGGTTACTTGGTGTATCAAGTGCATTGCTTATTATAAATATCTTTGTACCTGTAACAAAAGAACATTGTATAGCTATGTCTATCTTTGCAATCATATTAGGTGCAGTAGGGTTTATGACCAATTATCTTACAGCTGAAAAGTATATTATAGATATTTTTATTGACAAAAAATTAGGGCATATTCAAGTGGAACATCATCATTTTATGGAATTTGGATTATCTAAAAAAATATTTGTAGGTTTTTTATCTATTGTTATTATGGGAGCTTTTACATATTCGTATTTAGTCTATGATATATATTGTGGAGTGATTATTCCAGATCAGTTTATATTACATTCTATTATTGCTGTTTTCTGTATTGTTTATGTTACATTTACCTTTTCCTACATTTTTGTGAATAATGTAAGAAAGACAATTGGACAAATTGAAGGAGCTATAAAAAGCATTGCTCAAAATGATTTGAATATTGATTTTGCCAGTGTTACCTCAGATGAAATTGGAAGTATGGGTAGAAATCTTCATATTATGAAAGAAAATTTAAGACAGCTGATTCAACATATATCAAGTACTGCTAATAATTTAAGTGCATCTTCTCAACAGATGGCAGCTTCATCTGAAGAATCCAATTCTATGGCAGAGCAGGTTACACAAATTATGGAAAAACTTTCAAAAGGTGCTGAAAATGAAGTGGTCTTTGTAGAACAAACTACACAAACGATTAATGATATGGCAATGCATATTGAAAAGGTGGCTAAAAGTGCTCAAACAACAAATGAAGTAGGGAAAAATGCTGAAAAAGCTGTAGAAAATGGGAAAAATTCAGTAGAAAAAGCTATTCAAAAAATGAGTCATGTTCAAGCTGTCATGAAAGAATCTGTTCAAGCAACAGAAGTATTAAGAAATAATTCAAAGGAAATAGGAAATATTGTCCAAGTGATTACAGGGATTGCTGAACAGACTAATCTTTTAGCTTTAAATGCAGCTATAGAGGCTGCTAGAGCAGGAGAATTAGGAAAGGGATTTGCAGTTGTAGCAGAAGAAGTGCGAAAACTCGCAGAACAATCAAGTCATGCTGCAGGACAAATTACACAGCTAATAGATGAAGTACAGAAAGGGACAATTGTAGCTGTAGATTTAATGCAAAAAGGAGCACAAGCGGTAGAGGAGGGTTCTACAACTGTTGTAGATACAGGGAGTGTTTTTGATGAAATACATGAAGCAATCAATGGTATTGCAACAGACATAGAAGAAGTATCAGCAATGAGTCAGCAAATGGCTGTTGGATCAGAACAAATTGTAGGAACTATGAATAATGTAAGTAGACTTACAGAAGAAAGTGCTGCAGATACACAACAGGTTTTTTCTGCTACAGAGGAACAAATGGCAGCTATTGAAGAAATTGCTTCAAATGCTCAAAATCTTGCTCAGATAGCACAAGCATTGCAACAACAGATTGGACAATTTAATATTTAA
- a CDS encoding carbon starvation CstA family protein produces MFTFILSIAILILGYFLYGKFVENVFGIDNEKATPAISMEDGVDYIPMSWPRIFLIQFLNIAGLGPIYGAIAGALWGPAAFLWIVFGCIFAGAVHDYFSGMLSIRHKGTSISEVVGIYLGDTAKTVMRVFSVVLLVLVGVVFVMGPAGLLANLTGLSKTLLVGMIIIYYLLATVLPVDKLIGKIYPIFGASLLIMAVGIGVGIIAKGYTIPEITLSNLHPKGTPLFPFLFITIACGAISGFHATQSPLMARCVRKESEGRRIFYGSMIAEGIIALIWAAASMAFFGGTEGLAATLANGGPGVVVNEISTTLLGAIGGILAMLGVVACPITSGDTAFRSARLVIADAINLKQEKTMNRFYIAIPLFAVGVALTRIDFGIVWRYFSWSNQTLAMIVLWAAATYLVQKGKNHWICSIPATFMTGVTTAYILQAKEGFKLAASFSNIVGIVLALVFFGMFMRKVKKENKNMKKEHVA; encoded by the coding sequence ATGTTTACTTTTATTTTATCTATTGCAATTTTAATTTTAGGTTATTTTCTATACGGTAAATTTGTGGAAAACGTTTTCGGAATCGATAACGAAAAAGCTACGCCAGCAATATCTATGGAAGATGGTGTAGACTATATTCCAATGAGTTGGCCAAGGATTTTCTTGATTCAATTCTTAAATATTGCAGGACTAGGACCTATATATGGAGCCATAGCAGGTGCATTGTGGGGACCAGCCGCATTCTTATGGATTGTATTTGGATGTATTTTTGCAGGCGCGGTACACGATTATTTCTCAGGAATGCTATCTATTCGTCATAAAGGAACGAGTATATCAGAAGTTGTAGGGATTTATCTAGGAGATACTGCCAAGACTGTTATGAGAGTTTTCAGTGTAGTACTATTAGTATTAGTAGGTGTGGTTTTCGTAATGGGTCCTGCAGGGCTTTTAGCAAATCTAACAGGACTTAGTAAAACATTATTAGTTGGTATGATTATTATTTATTATCTACTTGCTACAGTACTTCCTGTAGATAAGTTAATCGGAAAGATCTATCCAATATTTGGAGCATCTCTTTTAATCATGGCAGTTGGTATTGGCGTAGGAATTATTGCAAAAGGATATACTATCCCAGAGATTACATTAAGCAATCTTCATCCTAAAGGAACACCATTATTCCCATTCTTATTCATAACTATTGCCTGTGGTGCTATATCAGGTTTTCATGCAACACAATCACCACTTATGGCTAGATGTGTAAGAAAAGAAAGTGAAGGAAGAAGAATATTCTATGGATCAATGATTGCAGAAGGGATTATTGCGCTAATTTGGGCAGCTGCATCTATGGCATTCTTTGGAGGAACAGAAGGATTAGCTGCAACCCTTGCAAACGGTGGACCAGGGGTTGTGGTAAATGAAATATCAACAACACTTCTTGGAGCTATAGGTGGAATCCTTGCTATGCTTGGCGTAGTCGCTTGTCCAATAACATCAGGAGATACTGCATTTAGAAGTGCAAGACTTGTTATTGCAGATGCTATTAACTTAAAGCAAGAAAAGACAATGAACAGATTCTATATTGCTATTCCGTTATTTGCAGTAGGTGTAGCTCTTACAAGAATTGATTTTGGCATTGTTTGGAGATATTTCTCATGGTCAAATCAAACCCTTGCCATGATTGTACTTTGGGCGGCAGCAACGTATCTAGTTCAAAAAGGGAAAAACCATTGGATTTGTAGTATACCTGCAACATTTATGACGGGTGTAACAACAGCTTATATTTTACAAGCAAAAGAGGGATTCAAATTAGCTGCATCATTTTCCAATATAGTAGGTATTGTTCTAGCGTTAGTATTCTTTGGAATGTTTATGAGGAAAGTAAAAAAAGAAAATAAAAATATGAAAAAAGAACATGTTGCATAG